The Methanooceanicella nereidis genome window below encodes:
- a CDS encoding alpha-ketoacid dehydrogenase subunit beta → MPMMNNIQAVNDALMYEMEKDKSVMVLGEDVAQIGGVFRGTSGLLDKFGSERVVDTPLSENGIIGTSVGLALNGMKPVAEIQFSGFIYAGYDQLVSHASRLRQRSMGRFHVPLVVRMPNGGGVRALEHHSESYETIFIHVPGLKVVYPCTPSDVKGLLTSSIRDPDPVVFLEHIKLYRSFREEVPEGEYTVPIGKGRIARKGKDVTIVAWGAMVNVSLEAAKKLEQNDIEAEVIDLRTLKPLDKGIILDSVKRTGRAVIVEESQRISGYASYLSAIIGEQCLLYLKAPVSRVSGYDIKFPLYRLEEKYLPGPESVIHAVNNIMSF, encoded by the coding sequence ATGCCGATGATGAACAACATACAGGCTGTGAATGACGCTTTAATGTATGAGATGGAGAAAGACAAGAGCGTCATGGTCCTGGGAGAGGATGTGGCGCAGATAGGAGGCGTATTCAGAGGCACAAGCGGCCTTCTTGATAAATTCGGCAGTGAACGCGTCGTCGACACTCCGCTATCGGAGAACGGCATAATCGGAACCTCCGTAGGCCTTGCATTGAACGGAATGAAGCCTGTGGCAGAGATACAGTTCTCCGGCTTTATTTATGCGGGCTATGATCAGCTCGTATCCCATGCGTCAAGGCTAAGGCAGCGGTCTATGGGACGCTTTCATGTTCCCCTGGTGGTGAGGATGCCGAACGGCGGAGGGGTCAGGGCGCTCGAACATCATAGCGAGAGCTATGAGACGATCTTCATTCATGTGCCCGGATTAAAAGTCGTGTATCCATGTACCCCTTCGGATGTGAAAGGACTATTAACATCTTCAATAAGGGATCCGGACCCTGTGGTGTTCCTTGAGCATATCAAACTATACAGGTCTTTCAGGGAAGAGGTCCCCGAAGGCGAATATACTGTGCCTATCGGGAAAGGAAGGATCGCCCGGAAAGGCAAGGACGTGACCATCGTGGCGTGGGGGGCTATGGTAAACGTCTCCCTTGAGGCTGCGAAAAAGCTGGAGCAGAATGATATCGAAGCGGAGGTCATCGACCTCAGGACATTGAAACCTCTCGATAAAGGCATCATACTGGATTCGGTCAAACGAACAGGCCGTGCCGTCATCGTGGAAGAATCTCAGAGGATATCGGGCTACGCTTCTTATCTGAGCGCTATCATAGGCGAACAATGCCTTCTTTATTTGAAGGCGCCTGTATCCAGGGTCTCTGGATATGACATAAAGTTCCCGCTTTACCGGCTTGAAGAGAAGTATCTTCCTGGCCCGGAAAGTGTCATTCATGCAGTTAATAATATCATGAGCTTCTAA